The Streptomyces sp. CC0208 genome window below encodes:
- a CDS encoding FAD-linked oxidase C-terminal domain-containing protein — MIMSRIEAPRDEVTGNLVDRLLSGLPAEAVLADPDVTVSYANDMASFCPAGTPAVVVLPRTVEQVQHVMRIATELRVPVVPQGARTGLSGAANASDGCIVLSLTKMDRILEISPVDRIAVVEPGVVNATLSRAVNELGLYYPPDPSSWEMCTIGGNIGTASGGLCCVKYGVTAEYVLGLDVVLADGRLMSTGRRTAKGVAGYDLTRLFVGSEGSLGIVVRATLALRPKPPAQLVLAAEFSSGAAACDAVCRIMEGGHVPSLLELMDRTTVKAVNDLAHMGLPETTEALLLAAFDTTDPAADLTAVGALCEAAGATQVVPAEDAAESELLLQARRLSLTALEAVKGTTMIDDVCVPRSRLGELLEGTERIAEKHRLTIGVVAHAGDGNTHPTVCFDATDPDEAGRARESFDEIMALGLELGGTITGEHGVGVLKKEWLAREIGPVGVEMQRAVKGVFDPLGILNPGKLF, encoded by the coding sequence GTGATCATGAGCCGTATCGAAGCCCCCCGCGACGAGGTCACCGGCAACCTCGTCGACCGTCTGCTGAGCGGTCTGCCCGCCGAGGCCGTCCTCGCCGACCCGGACGTCACGGTCTCCTACGCCAACGACATGGCGAGCTTCTGCCCGGCCGGCACCCCCGCCGTGGTCGTCCTGCCGCGCACGGTCGAACAGGTCCAGCACGTCATGCGCATCGCCACCGAACTGCGGGTCCCGGTCGTCCCCCAGGGCGCCCGCACGGGCCTGTCGGGCGCGGCCAACGCCTCCGACGGCTGCATCGTGCTGTCCCTGACGAAGATGGACCGGATCCTGGAGATCAGCCCCGTCGACCGCATCGCCGTCGTCGAACCCGGCGTCGTCAACGCCACCCTCTCCCGCGCGGTGAACGAACTCGGCCTCTACTACCCGCCGGACCCCTCCAGCTGGGAGATGTGCACGATCGGCGGCAACATCGGCACCGCGTCCGGCGGACTGTGCTGTGTGAAGTACGGGGTCACGGCGGAGTACGTCCTCGGACTGGACGTGGTCCTCGCCGACGGGCGGCTGATGTCCACCGGCCGCCGTACCGCCAAGGGGGTCGCGGGGTACGACTTGACCCGCCTGTTCGTCGGTTCCGAAGGCTCGCTCGGGATCGTCGTACGGGCGACCCTGGCCCTCAGACCGAAGCCGCCCGCGCAGCTGGTGCTGGCCGCCGAGTTCTCCTCCGGGGCCGCCGCCTGCGACGCCGTGTGCCGGATCATGGAGGGCGGGCACGTGCCGTCCCTCCTCGAACTGATGGACCGTACGACCGTCAAGGCCGTCAACGACCTGGCGCACATGGGACTCCCGGAGACCACCGAGGCCCTGCTCCTCGCGGCCTTCGACACCACGGACCCGGCCGCCGACCTCACCGCCGTCGGCGCGCTGTGCGAGGCGGCCGGTGCCACCCAGGTCGTCCCGGCCGAGGACGCGGCCGAGTCGGAACTGCTGCTCCAGGCCCGCAGGCTCTCCCTCACCGCCCTCGAAGCCGTCAAGGGCACCACGATGATCGACGACGTGTGCGTGCCCCGCTCCCGGCTCGGCGAGCTGCTCGAAGGGACCGAGCGGATCGCCGAGAAGCACCGGCTCACCATCGGTGTCGTCGCCCACGCGGGTGACGGCAACACCCACCCCACGGTCTGCTTCGACGCCACCGACCCCGACGAGGCCGGCCGGGCCCGCGAGTCCTTCGACGAGATCATGGCGCTCGGCCTGGAGCTCGGCGGCACGATCACCGGGGAGCACGGGGTGGGCGTACTGAAGAAGGAGTGGCTGGCGCGCGAGATCGGCCCGGTGGGCGTGGAGATGCAGCGCGCGGTGAAGGGGGTCTTCGACCCGCTGGGGATCCTGAACCCGGGCAAGCTGTTCTGA
- a CDS encoding tetratricopeptide repeat protein, whose protein sequence is MEKQATESRRARLHGRVVLAAVAGCAVLGTVLMLLPAERTATRAPGPAPGAQALTAVAAGVSAALPDLAALIGERESRLRRHPEDAQSWAVLGTAYVEQGRRTADTTFYAKAEDSLRTSLKVRRSAEALEGLAVLANTRRDFRTARTWGEEARQLEPRRWTTYPALIDAYTGLGDYKAARGALERLTELRSGPAVMARAAAVYRDRGWREDAAAQLADAAAGARAPAERAAYLERAGQLAWERGDREDALRHFQEAVRIDPDQRAAQAGQGRALAALGRTTEALNAYRAALAKQPLPQYALELGELYESLGLGQAARVQYDLLRAAVERAAAGGADEELVLGQFEADHGDPASAVRRLRAEWLRQPGIAVADALGWALHRAGQDREALRYARIATDKVHGGGVRSAPYAYHLGMIERASQRYAPARRHLREALQINPYFSPSGVRAAREALAALGDVPDEGLPEEGGADEGGTAADGAAADGAAADAKAVTPRPYR, encoded by the coding sequence ATGGAGAAGCAAGCCACGGAGAGCCGCCGGGCCCGGCTGCACGGGCGTGTGGTGCTGGCCGCGGTCGCGGGCTGCGCGGTGCTCGGTACGGTGCTGATGCTGCTGCCCGCGGAGCGGACGGCGACCCGTGCGCCCGGCCCGGCCCCGGGCGCCCAGGCGTTGACGGCGGTCGCCGCCGGCGTGTCGGCCGCGCTGCCCGACCTGGCGGCCCTGATCGGCGAGCGGGAGAGCCGGCTGCGTCGGCATCCCGAGGACGCCCAGTCGTGGGCGGTGCTCGGGACGGCGTACGTCGAACAGGGGCGGCGGACCGCCGACACGACGTTCTACGCGAAGGCCGAGGACAGTTTGCGGACGTCCTTGAAGGTGCGCAGGAGTGCCGAGGCCCTCGAGGGTCTGGCCGTCCTCGCGAACACGCGCCGGGACTTCCGGACCGCGCGGACCTGGGGCGAGGAGGCGCGGCAGCTGGAGCCGAGGCGGTGGACGACGTATCCGGCGCTGATCGACGCGTACACGGGGCTCGGTGACTACAAGGCGGCCCGTGGGGCTCTGGAGCGGCTGACGGAGCTGCGGTCGGGGCCGGCGGTGATGGCCCGGGCGGCGGCCGTGTACCGGGACCGGGGCTGGCGGGAGGACGCGGCGGCCCAGCTGGCCGACGCGGCGGCGGGCGCGCGGGCCCCGGCCGAGCGGGCCGCGTATCTGGAGCGGGCCGGGCAGCTCGCCTGGGAGCGCGGTGACCGCGAGGACGCGCTGCGCCACTTCCAGGAGGCGGTCCGGATCGACCCCGACCAGCGGGCGGCCCAGGCCGGTCAGGGCCGGGCCCTCGCGGCGCTCGGCCGCACGACGGAGGCCCTGAACGCCTACCGGGCGGCCCTCGCGAAGCAGCCGCTGCCGCAGTACGCCCTGGAACTGGGCGAGTTGTACGAGTCGCTGGGGCTGGGACAGGCCGCCCGGGTGCAGTACGACCTGCTGCGGGCGGCGGTGGAACGCGCCGCGGCGGGCGGGGCGGACGAGGAGCTGGTGCTCGGGCAGTTCGAGGCGGACCACGGCGATCCGGCGTCCGCGGTGCGGCGCCTGCGGGCCGAGTGGCTGCGGCAGCCGGGGATCGCGGTGGCCGACGCGCTGGGGTGGGCACTGCACCGGGCCGGCCAGGACCGGGAGGCCCTGCGGTACGCCCGGATCGCGACGGACAAGGTGCACGGGGGCGGGGTGCGCAGCGCGCCGTACGCGTATCACCTGGGCATGATCGAGCGGGCGTCGCAGCGGTACGCCCCCGCGCGCCGGCATCTGCGGGAGGCCCTGCAGATCAACCCCTACTTCTCGCCCTCGGGGGTGCGGGCGGCGCGGGAGGCGTTGGCGGCGTTGGGGGACGTGCCGGACGAGGGGCTGCCGGAGGAGGGCGGGGCGGACGAGGGCGGAACGGCGGCGGACGGGGCGGCGGCGGACGGGGCGGCGGCGGATGCGAAGGCGGTCACACCGCGGCCGTACCGATGA
- a CDS encoding SH3-like domain-containing protein has translation MTDAAPDRFPPGTRVRTYRHDPPHHTRLPRYARGKRGVVVEPEGPGELADLSAQGRGDAPVEQIYAVRFEARDLWGEGDHHVVLDLWESYLEADERSGSDER, from the coding sequence ATGACTGACGCGGCCCCCGACCGTTTCCCGCCCGGCACCCGGGTCCGCACCTACCGCCACGACCCGCCGCACCACACCCGCCTGCCGCGGTACGCGCGCGGCAAGCGGGGCGTGGTCGTCGAGCCGGAGGGCCCCGGCGAACTGGCCGACCTCAGCGCGCAGGGCCGCGGGGACGCGCCCGTCGAGCAGATCTACGCGGTCCGCTTCGAGGCCCGCGACCTGTGGGGCGAGGGCGACCACCACGTCGTACTGGACCTGTGGGAGAGCTACTTGGAAGCGGACGAAAGGAGCGGGTCCGATGAGCGGTGA
- a CDS encoding SsgA family sporulation/cell division regulator, giving the protein MHHTVVERELELQLILSPERSIPVPARLGYRSDDPFAVHVTFHIGSDHPVHWTFARELLVEGVFRPCGHGDVRVWPTKVAGHGVVLMALSSPDGDALLEAPAAQVSAWLERTLRAVPPGTEAEQLGIDDGLAELLAPSPTFGSAQAGGPPSADDLWLCDPWPSDESKDGE; this is encoded by the coding sequence ATGCACCACACGGTGGTAGAGCGCGAACTGGAGCTCCAACTCATCCTGTCGCCCGAGCGCAGCATCCCGGTCCCGGCCCGGCTGGGCTACCGCAGCGACGACCCCTTCGCCGTCCACGTCACCTTCCACATCGGCTCGGACCACCCCGTCCACTGGACCTTCGCCCGCGAACTGCTCGTGGAGGGGGTTTTCCGCCCGTGCGGGCACGGGGACGTACGGGTGTGGCCGACGAAGGTCGCGGGCCACGGTGTCGTGCTGATGGCGCTGAGCTCCCCCGACGGCGACGCCCTCCTGGAGGCCCCGGCCGCGCAGGTCTCGGCCTGGCTGGAGCGCACGCTGCGGGCGGTCCCCCCGGGCACCGAGGCGGAGCAGCTCGGTATCGACGACGGTCTCGCCGAGCTGCTGGCGCCCTCCCCCACTTTCGGCTCCGCTCAAGCGGGGGGACCCCCATCGGCCGACGACCTGTGGCTGTGCGACCCCTGGCCGAGCGACGAGTCCAAGGACGGGGAGTGA
- a CDS encoding RDD family protein — protein MSAPTPAPGDDRPREGYYPDPSIPGYVRYWNGASWVPGTSRPAPADGEPLAPPAGPGSEQAPSPVEETGPHFFDEDPAEAPPHPDTQHGSRPEPASAWAADRAHQGGFGGDQDRRVSWGSPQAAAQAQQGAPQGVPHQGGQQGPQGAQHGVPRTPQGADPRVPGPGRPAEGSAPVQPDGQAARTDGTATIPPAEPDEDGGTRVFRRPTAGSQQAGAAQQSDDGTMKFRALSPRTAQQGAGPGAQSGSTPGPAYAGPTAQGGPTAGAQPSEAPGFGAGKAAAERAAAAGAAGPQGPAAAAAAPLAGPQQSAPVPGPQTAPPGVPQQGVPQQATPMSAGPGGGQPSWAQQVHRLAGPDAEQPVPWKPPVEDIFQAAARRQASARPAGLGKRLAARLLDTLVVGAVTAVAAVPLGTKAADHINEKIDAAKLSGETVTIWLLDGTTSVYLAVVVAVLLVAGVLYEALPTAKWGRTLGKKLLGLEVRDIEGHEPPAFGAALRRWLVYSVPGLLGIGLVGVAWCLFDRPWRQCWHDKAAHTFVAG, from the coding sequence ATGAGCGCCCCAACCCCGGCCCCCGGTGACGACAGGCCCCGCGAGGGCTACTACCCGGACCCGTCCATTCCTGGATACGTCCGTTACTGGAACGGTGCCTCCTGGGTGCCGGGCACCAGCCGTCCCGCCCCGGCGGACGGCGAACCGCTCGCACCGCCGGCCGGCCCGGGCTCCGAGCAGGCCCCGTCGCCGGTGGAGGAGACGGGCCCGCACTTCTTCGACGAGGACCCGGCCGAGGCACCCCCGCACCCCGACACCCAGCACGGCAGCCGTCCCGAACCGGCGTCCGCGTGGGCCGCCGACCGGGCCCACCAGGGGGGCTTCGGCGGTGACCAGGACCGCCGGGTCTCGTGGGGGTCCCCGCAGGCGGCCGCGCAGGCTCAGCAGGGGGCGCCCCAGGGGGTTCCGCACCAAGGGGGTCAGCAGGGGCCGCAGGGAGCTCAGCACGGCGTACCGCGGACTCCGCAGGGCGCCGACCCGAGGGTGCCCGGTCCGGGGCGGCCCGCCGAGGGTTCCGCGCCGGTCCAGCCGGACGGGCAGGCGGCCCGTACCGACGGCACCGCGACGATCCCGCCCGCCGAGCCGGACGAGGACGGCGGCACGCGCGTCTTCCGCAGACCCACGGCCGGGTCCCAGCAGGCGGGGGCGGCCCAGCAGTCCGACGACGGCACCATGAAGTTCCGCGCGCTCTCCCCGCGCACGGCGCAGCAGGGCGCGGGGCCCGGGGCGCAGAGCGGAAGCACACCCGGACCCGCGTATGCCGGTCCCACCGCACAGGGCGGCCCGACGGCCGGCGCGCAGCCCTCCGAGGCCCCGGGCTTCGGTGCCGGCAAGGCGGCCGCCGAGCGCGCCGCGGCGGCCGGTGCCGCGGGCCCGCAGGGTCCCGCCGCCGCCGCTGCCGCGCCCCTCGCCGGCCCCCAGCAGTCCGCCCCCGTCCCCGGCCCGCAGACGGCTCCTCCGGGGGTGCCGCAGCAGGGCGTCCCCCAGCAGGCCACTCCCATGAGCGCGGGTCCCGGTGGCGGTCAGCCGTCCTGGGCCCAGCAGGTGCACCGGCTCGCCGGGCCGGACGCGGAGCAGCCCGTCCCCTGGAAGCCGCCGGTCGAGGACATCTTCCAGGCGGCCGCCCGCCGCCAGGCCTCCGCCAGGCCCGCCGGCCTCGGCAAGCGCCTGGCCGCGCGTCTCCTCGACACCCTCGTCGTGGGCGCCGTGACGGCCGTGGCCGCGGTCCCCCTCGGCACCAAGGCGGCCGACCACATCAACGAGAAGATCGACGCGGCCAAGCTGTCCGGCGAGACCGTGACGATCTGGCTGCTGGACGGCACCACGTCGGTGTACCTCGCCGTCGTGGTCGCCGTGCTCCTCGTCGCAGGCGTCCTGTACGAGGCGCTGCCCACCGCCAAGTGGGGCCGCACCCTCGGCAAGAAGCTGCTCGGCCTGGAGGTGCGGGACATCGAGGGCCACGAGCCCCCGGCGTTCGGCGCGGCTCTGCGCCGCTGGCTGGTCTACAGCGTCCCGGGCCTGCTCGGCATCGGTCTCGTGGGTGTCGCCTGGTGCCTGTTCGACCGGCCGTGGCGCCAGTGCTGGCACGACAAGGCGGCGCATACGTTCGTGGCGGGCTGA
- the hppD gene encoding 4-hydroxyphenylpyruvate dioxygenase has translation MTQTTHHTPDTARQADPFPVKGMDAVVFAVGNAKQAAHYYSTAFGMRLVAYSGPENGSRETASYVLENGSARFVFTSVIKPATPWGHFLAQHVAEHGDGVIDLAIEVPDARRAYDYALEHGARSVAEPYELKDEHGTVVLAAIATYGETRHTLVERTGYDGPYLPGFAAAAPIVEPPAHRTFQAIDHCVGNVELGRMNEWVGFYNKVMGFTNMKEFVGDDIATEYSALMSKVVADGTLKVKFPINEPAIAKKKSQIDEYLEFYGGAGVQHIALNTNDIVQTVRTMRAAGVQFLDTPDSYYDTLGEWVGDTRVPVDTLRELKILADRDEDGYLLQIFTKPVQDKPTVFFELIERHGSMGFGKGNFKALFEAIEREQEKRGNL, from the coding sequence ATGACGCAGACCACACACCACACTCCCGACACCGCCCGGCAGGCCGATCCCTTCCCGGTCAAGGGAATGGACGCGGTCGTCTTCGCCGTCGGCAACGCCAAGCAGGCGGCGCACTACTACTCGACCGCCTTCGGTATGCGGCTCGTGGCCTACTCCGGACCGGAGAACGGCAGCCGCGAGACCGCGAGCTACGTGCTGGAGAACGGCTCCGCCCGGTTCGTGTTCACCTCGGTCATCAAGCCCGCCACCCCCTGGGGCCACTTCCTCGCCCAGCACGTGGCCGAGCACGGCGACGGCGTGATCGACCTCGCCATCGAGGTCCCGGACGCCCGCCGCGCCTACGACTACGCCCTCGAACACGGCGCCCGCTCGGTGGCCGAGCCGTACGAGCTGAAGGACGAGCACGGCACGGTCGTCCTCGCCGCGATCGCCACCTACGGCGAGACCCGCCACACCCTGGTCGAGCGCACCGGCTACGACGGCCCGTACCTGCCCGGCTTCGCCGCCGCCGCCCCGATCGTCGAGCCGCCCGCCCACCGCACCTTCCAGGCGATCGACCACTGCGTCGGCAACGTCGAGCTCGGCCGGATGAACGAGTGGGTCGGCTTCTACAACAAGGTCATGGGCTTCACGAACATGAAGGAGTTCGTGGGCGACGACATCGCCACCGAGTACAGCGCGCTGATGTCGAAGGTCGTGGCCGACGGCACGCTCAAGGTGAAGTTCCCGATCAACGAGCCCGCCATCGCCAAGAAGAAGTCCCAGATCGACGAGTACCTGGAGTTCTACGGCGGCGCGGGCGTCCAGCACATCGCGCTGAACACCAACGACATCGTGCAGACCGTGCGGACCATGCGCGCGGCCGGAGTCCAGTTCCTCGACACCCCCGACTCCTACTACGACACCCTCGGGGAGTGGGTCGGCGACACCCGGGTGCCGGTCGACACGCTGCGGGAGCTGAAGATCCTCGCCGACCGCGACGAGGACGGCTATCTGCTGCAGATCTTCACCAAGCCGGTCCAGGACAAGCCGACCGTGTTCTTCGAACTCATCGAGCGGCACGGCTCGATGGGCTTCGGCAAGGGCAACTTCAAGGCGCTGTTCGAGGCCATCGAAAGGGAGCAGGAGAAGCGGGGCAACCTCTAG
- a CDS encoding SH3-like domain-containing protein → MARINDVGGTQGFGAIDTTDDTEPFRADWEARVVGLFNTLRAQGVFNTNEFRDAIESMPPGEYLAASYYERWFTAICALLERKGVIEPGELDD, encoded by the coding sequence ATGGCCAGGATCAACGACGTGGGCGGCACGCAGGGATTCGGCGCGATCGACACCACCGACGACACCGAGCCCTTCCGTGCGGACTGGGAGGCACGGGTCGTCGGCCTCTTCAACACCCTGCGCGCGCAAGGGGTCTTCAACACGAACGAGTTCCGGGACGCGATCGAGTCGATGCCGCCGGGGGAGTACCTGGCGGCGTCGTACTACGAGCGCTGGTTCACCGCGATCTGCGCCCTGCTCGAACGCAAGGGCGTGATCGAGCCGGGTGAGCTCGATGACTGA
- the nthA gene encoding nitrile hydratase subunit alpha — MSGDHHTDATIARRVRRLETLLEEKGLITGERLDEAIDAFLAESSPANGARVVARAWTDDAYRARLLADGTAAVQELGYMDGSYQRLRVVENTESHHNVIVCTLCSCYPLRLLGPSPSWYKSEAYRSRVVREPREVLREFGLSLPGSVDITVWDSSAETRYLVLPRRPDGTEGLGEEELAALVTRNALIGTAAV, encoded by the coding sequence ATGAGCGGTGACCACCACACCGACGCGACGATCGCCCGGCGGGTACGGCGCCTGGAGACCCTCCTGGAGGAGAAGGGGCTGATCACCGGCGAGCGGCTGGACGAGGCGATCGACGCGTTCCTCGCGGAGTCCTCACCGGCGAACGGCGCCCGGGTCGTGGCCCGCGCCTGGACCGACGACGCCTACCGGGCCCGGCTGCTCGCGGACGGCACCGCCGCCGTGCAGGAACTCGGGTACATGGACGGCTCGTACCAGCGCCTGCGGGTCGTGGAGAACACCGAGTCCCACCACAACGTCATCGTCTGCACCCTGTGCTCCTGCTACCCGCTGCGCCTCCTCGGCCCGTCCCCCAGCTGGTACAAGTCCGAGGCCTACCGCTCCCGTGTGGTCCGCGAACCACGGGAGGTACTGCGGGAGTTCGGTCTCTCGCTTCCCGGATCCGTGGACATCACGGTGTGGGACTCCAGCGCGGAAACCCGCTACCTGGTGCTGCCGCGCAGGCCGGACGGCACGGAAGGGCTCGGCGAGGAGGAGCTGGCCGCGCTGGTGACGAGGAACGCCCTCATCGGTACGGCCGCGGTGTGA
- a CDS encoding Lrp/AsnC family transcriptional regulator: MGIDALDGRIIVLLAREPRIGVLEMSRRLGVARGTVQARLDRLQSNGVIRGFGPQVDPAALGYPVTAFATLQIRQGQGADVRAHLATVPEVLELHTTTGSGDMLCRLVARSNADLQRVIDRVVGFDGIVRAATAIVMENPVPLRIIPLVEQAAGDAALRE, encoded by the coding sequence GTGGGGATCGACGCACTGGACGGGCGGATCATCGTGCTCCTCGCGCGCGAGCCGCGGATCGGTGTCCTTGAGATGTCCCGGCGGCTGGGGGTGGCCCGGGGGACCGTGCAGGCACGGCTTGACCGGCTTCAGTCGAACGGAGTCATCCGGGGATTCGGTCCGCAGGTCGATCCGGCGGCGCTCGGCTATCCGGTGACCGCGTTCGCCACGCTCCAGATCCGGCAGGGGCAAGGGGCCGATGTCCGGGCGCACTTGGCGACCGTGCCGGAGGTCCTTGAGCTGCACACCACCACCGGCAGCGGGGACATGCTGTGCCGCCTTGTGGCCCGCTCCAACGCCGATCTCCAACGTGTGATCGACCGGGTCGTCGGTTTCGATGGGATCGTCCGGGCCGCCACCGCGATCGTCATGGAGAACCCCGTTCCGCTGCGGATCATCCCGCTGGTGGAGCAGGCGGCGGGGGATGCGGCCCTTCGGGAGTGA
- a CDS encoding ABC transporter permease produces MTFWEYLGNRHQQLLADAYQHASVVFQCMVVATLIGVLIGVVTYHSEWAGDLATTATSTILTVPSLAMIGLLIPVVGLGVPPTVIALTLYGLLPIVRNAIVGLRGVDPALVDAATGIGMSRVMRLVRVELPLAWPPILTGIRVSTQMLMGIAAIAAYASGPGLGNEIFRGIASLGSKNALNQVLAGTLGIIVLALLFDAAYVLIGRLTIPRGIRG; encoded by the coding sequence GTGACCTTCTGGGAGTACCTCGGCAACCGCCACCAGCAGCTGCTCGCGGACGCCTACCAGCACGCGAGCGTCGTCTTCCAGTGCATGGTCGTGGCGACGCTGATCGGGGTGCTGATCGGGGTCGTGACCTACCACAGCGAGTGGGCGGGCGACCTCGCCACGACGGCCACCTCGACGATCCTGACCGTTCCCTCGCTCGCCATGATCGGTCTGCTCATCCCGGTCGTGGGGCTCGGCGTCCCGCCCACGGTGATCGCCCTGACCCTGTACGGGCTGCTGCCGATCGTGCGGAACGCGATCGTGGGCCTGCGCGGGGTCGACCCGGCCCTGGTGGACGCGGCCACGGGCATCGGGATGTCCCGGGTCATGCGCCTGGTGCGGGTCGAGCTGCCGCTCGCCTGGCCGCCGATCCTGACCGGGATCCGGGTCTCGACCCAGATGCTGATGGGCATCGCCGCGATCGCCGCCTACGCCTCCGGGCCGGGCCTCGGCAACGAGATCTTCCGCGGCATCGCCTCCCTGGGCAGCAAGAACGCGCTCAACCAGGTGCTCGCCGGCACGCTCGGGATCATCGTCCTCGCCCTGCTGTTCGACGCCGCGTACGTCCTGATCGGACGGCTGACCATTCCGAGGGGGATCCGTGGCTGA
- a CDS encoding RDD family protein: MSSEPPPGSGQQPPDDDPFRKQPPPAEGSGSPYSTPPPPYGDTPGGDPYGGGSYPTDPLAGMPPLAPSGRRTLARIIDMILVAIVVGLVTWGFGVNEYDVNGDDVQYGKSLAQSLLAAVLYIAYDTIMITRSGQTLGKKWLGMRVANLDNGSTPSTQTTLIRSAVLWIPFAFCCACIWTAISGGWSYFDKPYKQGLHDKAAKTVVVSTG, translated from the coding sequence ATGAGCAGTGAACCGCCCCCCGGCTCCGGCCAGCAGCCGCCGGATGACGACCCGTTCAGGAAACAGCCCCCGCCGGCCGAGGGCTCGGGATCGCCGTACAGCACACCGCCCCCGCCCTACGGGGACACCCCCGGCGGCGACCCGTACGGCGGCGGCTCCTACCCCACCGACCCGCTGGCCGGCATGCCGCCGCTGGCGCCCAGCGGCCGACGCACGCTGGCCCGCATCATCGACATGATCCTGGTGGCCATCGTCGTCGGGCTGGTCACCTGGGGCTTCGGGGTGAACGAGTACGACGTCAACGGCGACGACGTGCAGTACGGCAAGTCGCTCGCGCAGTCACTGCTCGCCGCGGTGCTCTACATCGCCTACGACACCATCATGATCACCCGGTCCGGGCAGACCCTCGGCAAGAAGTGGCTCGGCATGCGGGTGGCCAACCTCGACAACGGCTCCACGCCCTCCACCCAGACCACCCTGATCCGCTCAGCGGTCCTCTGGATCCCCTTCGCCTTCTGCTGCGCCTGCATCTGGACCGCCATCTCGGGCGGCTGGAGCTACTTCGACAAGCCCTACAAACAGGGCCTGCACGACAAGGCGGCGAAGACGGTGGTGGTCAGCACGGGCTGA